The following coding sequences are from one Capsicum annuum cultivar UCD-10X-F1 chromosome 3, UCD10Xv1.1, whole genome shotgun sequence window:
- the LOC107874957 gene encoding uncharacterized protein At1g28695, with protein MNFKNSINEYYHYIVYTLLTVTLLYIFLLSSSAKSINFALYTTRNSVYQPSNKFNTKIHGDKLEEALAGASTEDKTVIITIVNKAYVEGDKPMLDIFLDGFWLGEGTEDLIKHLLIVAMDQTSYKRCMFLHLHCYKLETDGVGFIGEKLYMSKDFIKMMWERTRFLGDILKSGYSFVFTDTDVLWLRNPFPRLSHNNSIDLQISTDEFNGNQWSEANLINTGFYMIRSNNRTIALFDKWYTKKDNSTGLKEQDVLQKMIREGEVRNLGLKVRFLDTVYFSGFCQNSKDVRAVVTVHSNCCRRIKSKTADLTVVIHDWKRFMSATENETSWFQWTPHDHCRDSWRH; from the exons ATGAATTTCAAGAATTCcatcaatgaatactatcacTATATTGTTTATACACTTCTAACCGTAAcgttattatatattttcttgttAAGCTCCTCCGCTAAGAGCATCAATTTTGCTTTATATACGACGCGAAACTCCGTTTATCAACCTTCAAACAAA TTTAACACGAAAATACATGGAGATAAGCTTGAAGAAGCATTAGCGGGAGCGTCAACGGAGGACAAAACGGTAATTATCACGATTGTAAATAAAGCATATGTTGAGGGAGATAAGCCTATGTTAGATATTTTCTTGGATGGTTTCTGGCTTGGAGAAGGCACTGAagatttaatcaaacaccttttGATTGTTGCGATGGATCAAACGTCGTACAAAAGGTGCATGTTCCTGCATCTTCATTGTTACAAGCTCGAAACAGATGGTGTAGGTTTCATCGGAGAGAAACTGTACATGTCGAAAGACTTTATAAAGATGATGTGGGAAAGAACTCGGTTCCTAGGAGACATTCTAAAAAGTGGTTATAGCTTCGTCTTCACG GACACTGATGTGTTATGGCTAAGAAATCCATTCCCAAGGTTGAGCCACAACAATTCCATCGACTTGCAGATCAGTACAGATGAATTCAATGGCAACCAATGGTCGGAGGCCAATCTCATTAATACGGGCTTCTACATGATCAGATCAAACAACAGAACCATCGCATTGTTTGACAAGTGGTATACTAAGAAAGACAATTCCACCGGATTAAAAGAACAGGACGTTCTGCAGAAGATGATACGTGAAGGAGAAGTTCGAAATTTAGGCCTTAAAGTGAGGTTCTTGGACACTGTTTATTTTAGCGGATTCTGTCAAAATAGTAAGGATGTTAGAGCCGTAGTGACTGTTCATTCCAACTGCTGTAGAAGAATAAAGTCCAAAACGGCTGATTTGACGGTAGTCATTCATGATTGGAAAAGGTTTATGAGCGCCACTGAGAATGAGACGTCCTGGTTCCAGTGGACGCCTCATGATCACTGTCGGGATTCTTGGCGACACTGA